A genomic segment from Labrus bergylta chromosome 3, fLabBer1.1, whole genome shotgun sequence encodes:
- the LOC109985555 gene encoding prostaglandin D2 receptor 2, producing MAEINGTQLAVHSGNRPMTGTNSSWQDEAVRGIQITATLIIFLVGVPLNGLVVWVLGLRSRRHLLRRGSNEETRAASSFRLYVINLALADLVLLLRTPLMVGFLANNNSWPFNRGFCQLIIFLRGLGLYASAFLLCAVAMERCLCLLRPVWARLRRPYWAVPLACAILWAIATVLSAPYFYSANLREINGTYLCVESLKFDMGLFVVETVAGFILPFLVFLGSNLAVLVTVRQTMPSTPTSSHPSTARRMTRMYHIMFITMLLFITCWVPYFVCRFLKALAKGHSDRLVLYEKANFGTYISLYLVYLKSALNPVLYVFAARGLGSAIKASLISTIERLFNDDSMESIRRKSLKNSLKNSQM from the exons ATGGCTGAAATCAATGGAACACAGCTGGCTGTCCATTCAGGAAACCGGCCGATGACTGGCACCAACAGCTCTTGGCAAGATGAGGCAGTGAGGGGGATACAAATAACAGCTACTCTGATCATCTTCCTG GTGGGCGTGCCTCTGAATGGGCTAGTGGTTTGGGTCCTTGGACTGCGTAGTCGTCGCCACCTGCTCCGCAGAGGCAGCAATGAGGAGACTCGAGCTGCCAGCAGTTTCCGACTTTACGTGATTAACCTGGCCCTTGCTGACCTTGTGCTACTGCTGCGTACCCCGCTCATGGTGGGCTTTTTggccaacaacaacagctggcCTTTCAATCGTGGTTTCTGCCAACTGATCATATTCCTGCGAGGCCTGGGGTTATACGCCTCCGCTTTCCTCCTCTGTGCTGTGGCCATGGAACGATGCCTGTGTCTGCTGAGGCCTGTGTGGGCTCGACTGCGTCGCCCTTACTGGGCTGTTCCTCTGGCATGTGCCATCTTGTGGGCGATAGCCACAGTCTTGTCTGCCCCTTACTTCTACAGTGCCAACTTGCGGGAAATCAACGGGACATATCTATGCGTGGAGAGTTTAAAATTTGATATGGGGCTGTTTGTCGTAGAAACAGTAGCCGGTTTCATCTTGCCCTTTTTGGTGTTCTTGGGAAGTAACCTGGCGGTTTTAGTCACAGTTCGCCAGACAATGCCATCAACACCCACTTCTTCACACCCCTCAACAGCCCGCAGGATGACCAGGATGTACCATATTATGTTCATCACTAtgctcctcttcatcacctGCTGGGTGCCCTATTTTGTTTGTCGGTTCCTGAAGGCTTTGGCCAAGGGACATTCTGACCGACTTGTGCTGTACGAAAAAGCAAATTTTGGCACATACATATCTCTGTACCTGGTGTACCTCAAGAGTGCTCTTAACCCCGTGCTGTATGTGTTCGCTGCCCGAGGCTTAGGCAGTGCCATCAAAGCTTCGCTTATTTCCACTATTGAACGACTTTTCAACGACGACTCCATGGAGTCCATACGACGAAAGTCCTTGAAGAACTCACTTAAGAATTCACAGATGTAG
- the LOC109985535 gene encoding ephrin-B2a-like — protein MIPSRRRNLTFIPVMGRITWSCGAVILLAIISSCRAITLESIHWSSSNTKFSPGKGLVLYPQIGDKMDIVCPRAAASPGVKEEVYRVYLVSRSQMESCTIHKTDTPLLNCDKPNQDVKFTFKFQEFSPNLWGLEFLKGRDYYITSTSSGSLQGLDNTNGGVCKTKSMKLVLRVGQSSSDPPTTLQESPTRFPPTKPKSKAKDPSVKEEDTKSTTEKGQTTPHGVPFFEPGLFMWIVCGGVILLVVIIIVVVVLWRYRRHQGVPVSQQSDAVSLNTLAVPKRDSISSDNNGSDRSDVVFPLRASDSMICRHYERVSSDYGPPVYIVQEITPQTPTNIYYKV, from the exons ATGATACCGAGCCGCCGCCGAAACCTGACATTTATTCCTGTGATGGGGAGAATCACATGGAGCTGCGGTGCCGTGATCCTCCTGGCCATCATTAGCTCATGTCGTGCCATCACTCTGGAGTCCATCCACTGGAGCAGCTCCAACACAAA GTTTAGTCCAGGTAAGGGTCTCGTCCTGTATCCCCAGATTGGGGACAAGATGGACATTGTGTGTCCCCGAGCTGCTGCCTCCCCAGGGGTGAAGGAGGAGGTCTATCGGGTGTACCTGGTCTCCCGCAGTCAGATGGAGAGCTGCACCATCCACAAGACCGACACACCTCTGCTGAACTGTGACAAACCCAACCAGGATGTAAAGTTCACCTTCAAGTTCCAGGAGTTCAGCCCTAACCTGTGGGGTCTGGAGTTCCTCAAGGGGAGGGACTATTACATCACCT ccacCTCTTCAGGCTCCCTGCAAGGTCTGGACAACACTAACGGAGGGGTGTGTAAAACCAAATCCATGAAGCTGGTGCTGAGAGTTGGCCAAA GCTCTTCAGATCCACCTACAACGCTCCAGGAGTCCCCCACCAGATTCCCACCAACAAAGCCCAAGTCCAAGGCCAAAGATCCCTCCGTGAAAGAAGAGGATACAAAAAGCACAACTG aaaaaggacagacaACCCCACATGGCGTCCCTTTCTTTGAGCCAGGACTGTTCATGTGGATTGTGTGTGGCGGTGTGATCCTCCTGGTGGTTATCATAATTGTGGTGGTGGTTCTGTGGCGGTACCGTCGCCATCAGGGCGTCCCAGTCAGCCAGCAGTCCGATGCAGTGTCCCTCAACACTCTGGCCGTGCCGAAGCGGGACAGCATCAGCAGCGACAACAATGGCTCGGACCGCAGCGatgttgtttttcctctccGGGCTTCCGACAGTATGATCTGTCGTCATTACGAACGTGTAAGCTCTGACTACGGGCCTCCTGTGTACATAGTTCAGGAGATAACGCCGCAGACTCCCACCAACATCTACTACAAAGTCTAA